AGCTGATACAGATGTCTAGCCTGCCCAGTTAAAATGTTTGGCATTTGACTGGCTCCTTTTCCCTGCAGAGTAATGCAGCTGATATACTGTGGTTATTAGAAGCTAGCTAGGTAATTGTGCCAGATGAGGCACAGCTTTGGAGTTACACGATGTGCTCTTAAGCTTTTGGAAGCCAGCAGTTAAGAGAATGTGTTTCATAGATGCTTATAGTTTTATCTGTTTGGAGTTTCATTTAGTCAGCATTGTTAACAAGCTGCCCTTATTCATGCTTCCTGGAATGCTGTTATCCTTTGGCTTCTGCTCTTTTCCAAGTTTTGTGTTACAATTCTGAGCTCAaaaatgtaccaaaatgcatattttatcaaTAATATTTACAGAAAACATAATGTGAGTttcttgcagtttttaaaaatagattgagGACATGATATGGAAAAGACAAGTGAAAACATGAAAAACTGGCATGGACAACAAATGGGCTGATCTATCCCTAATTTTATGACTGTACCTAcagaagacagcatcttaaaaagcagagacatcaccttgccaacaaaggtccgtatagttaaagctatggttttcccagtagtgatgtatggaagggagagctggaccataaagaaggctgatcgccgaaaaattgatacttttgaattatggtgttggaggagactcttgagagtcctatggactgcaagaagatcaaacctatccattctgaaggaaatcagccctgagtgctcactcaaaggacagatcctgaagctgaggctccaatactttggccacctcatgagaagagaagactgcctagaaaagaccctgatgttgggaaagatggagggcacaaggagaaggggatgacagaggacaaaatggttgaacagtgttctcgaagctaccaacatgagtttgaccaaactgtgggaggcagtggaagacaggagtgactggcgtgctctggtccatggagtcacaaagagtcggacatgactaaacgactaaacaacaacaacaacaacaacagaagatgaCAAAGAGAAAAAGCTACAAGCAGCAGCCCTGTTTTTTTCCACCTGTTTGTGATTTTCTGCCCAGTAGAGTAGGGGTGGCTAACttgtagccctccaaatgttgccaggctacccccccccccagccattggctatgctgggtagagctgatgggagctatagtttgaccacagctggagagccacaggttctccatccctgcaagAGGCAGGCCTCcactccagcatttattattgcttCCAGGCATCCTCTTTCATcatagccaggggtcagcaacctttttcagctgtgggccggtccaccgtccctcagaccatgtggtgggccggactatatattttttttgggggggggatatgaacaaattcctatgccccacaaatagcccagagatgcattttaaataaaagcacacattctactcatgtaaaaataccagaCAGGCCCCCAccaataacctagagatgcatgttaaataaaaggacacattctactcatgtaaaaacacactgattctcggaccatccgcaggccagatttagaaggtgcttgggccggatccggcccccaggacttaggttgcctacccatgcttgaAGTCCATCAAGATGGTCCCTTCGAAAGTTGTTGCATTAACAAGAGGCAGCAAGGAAGTTTCAGTATGTCACAAACTATGTAATCAAAACATACTATTGTAGTCCAAATGCTTTGTGTTTTCATGAATTGCCAGAGGTTTTTTCCCTCACTTGCCCAAGCTTCCACCCAGAGAAAGCATTTTAACTGGTGACTAGGGAAGGCCTCGATTTCTGCTACAATCGAGCTTACACTGGACCTGAGCCCTGTTCTCTTTCTCATGGCCATTTGCAAGCCAATTGGTTTCATGCAATACAAATTTCAGTTGTGAAAAAATAACCAACTGACCAGCAACTTATGGAACAAGGCCATTATAACTGCCTAGCCCATTTTGATGTCAGATCTCTTGTGCTGCTAAAATGTGTGAATCCCTTGAACTCTGTTTAACTGAGATGCCTAACATTCACGTCATTATGTTTCTAACCCTGTTTCCATGATTGGCAAGAGGTGGGTGGAGGTAATAATGCTTAATGGTACTAATTGGGCAGCTCAATTTTCTTTTTTAGTAAAagtcatacacacagacacacaaactgaTTTTCAGTTTGCCACGCAGTACAAGATGGCAGTGCTACTGCTTTCGCAAATATCTGATAATAAAAATAGTTCAATTTATGCACATTACCAGGTTAGCCAGAAATCcattcctaaccatgtctactaagcagcaagtcccattgaaatcaatggtgtTTGCTCTCGGATAGGTTAGGATTCCACATTTTATACTACCAGTAATCAAGTGTCACTGAAAAATGCAGCCACCTTTGCCCTCTGATCCTCTTTACCATTTATTGCTAAGTCCAAAATAAGGGGGGAAACATTTGCAGGTGTGATTTAAAAGGCACATGACTCTTGCTCTGTTAATCTTGCATGAAGACAAGAACAAAGACACCGCAAGACAGAGAAATGGCCATGCAAATGAGGACATGCAAATGGACACTTGGCAAAGGTAAGAGCAAAATCCATTGCACAAGGAGAATCAAGGGCAATCATGTCATTTTTGCAAAATGTGGGAGTAGGAGGAGCTGACATGCATTTTGCAAGCTTTGGACTGAACTGAACCAAGTTTATGCAAAGACACTGCCAGGGTGGGGGAAGCAAACTGATACATGACTGCAAAGTCCCCCCGTATTAGTGACTTGCCACACCTGGAGCACAGaatacactggtcaacaacaaatttgttgtctgcgttttttcagttgatttaggacgaatctgatgcgctgaatccaaaaatcacattggttttgctcaatcaggtcaagtttttgagctatggccacacgtggtttttttacgtttttgttcacatgtacgcttgtgtggagcattttagaagaagttggtgggggtaaaatgccatgtcgaataattgttttgattggaaatgattattttaatgacaagaagtattcaggtccgatagttctgggtgattatgtcaaaaagggatcagtttgaagtcataaaacctcaaaatcttccataaattgatgcggcaaagcataaagttgcttACCACGCTTATTTTGGTATTAAACTTGGTGACCAGGATAAAGCTTGGGTGCCACACATGGTGTGCAAGGCATGCACCGAGACTCTACGTGGGTGGAACAATGGCAAGAGGAGTCTGAACTTTGGAATTCCCATGGTTTGGAGGGAGCCGACAAACCATGTCACTGACTGCTACTTCTGCGCTGTTGATgtgactgggatcaacagaaagaaccggagcagcctcaagtatcctgatcttcaatcagcacatcgtcctgtagctcattgtgatgaaattccagtgcctatctttggagaacttcctgacattagtgacgaagatgcctccagtgttgaaggacatgaagaagaagaagtggttctggaagatgatgctccacatccattttcccaaaaggagttgaatgatctagtgcgcgacctcagcttgtcaaaggactctgccgaactgttggcatccagattgaaggacaaaagcctcctctctgacagtgctcgcatcagcttcttccgcaacaggcatcaagagtacctccatattttctcggaagagaaggacttggtgtactgtgcagatattgcacagcttctgctcaagcttggagtgccacagtacaaacccaaagattggagactgttcattgacagcagcaagcgatcactgaaatgtgttctgctacacaacggcaaccagtttgcctctatacccctggctcactcgactacactgaaggagaactatgaagcggtgaagtatgtgctggagaaaattggttatgatcagcataagtggtttatttgtgttgacctgaagatagtgaactttttggggggacaacagtctggcttcaccaagtacccatgttttctgtgcatgtgggatagtagggaccgtgctcagcattacacgaagaaggactggcctgtgcgggaggaattggtgccttgcaaaggaaggaacgtcatcaatgaccctctggtggacagagacagaatactcttcccaccactgcacatcaagctcggcttaatcaagcagttcaccaaggctctggacaaggatggtgactgcttcacttacttgtgccaggcttttccaggattgaccatggagaagttgaaagctggcatctttgatggtcctcagatctgtcagctcatcagagatccagagttcggaaagtcaatgaacgaagtggaactgga
The Podarcis muralis chromosome 1, rPodMur119.hap1.1, whole genome shotgun sequence DNA segment above includes these coding regions:
- the LOC144325690 gene encoding uncharacterized protein LOC144325690, with the protein product MRVTLPVTDKYCDYGLEEAVWHIEKRKKLGWLNGWFTLLTFLVKFFTTHKVAYHAYFGIKLGDQDKAWVPHMVCKACTETLRGWNNGKRSLNFGIPMVWREPTNHVTDCYFCAVDVTGINRKNRSSLKYPDLQSAHRPVAHCDEIPVPIFGELPDISDEDASSVEGHEEEEVVLEDDAPHPFSQKELNDLVRDLSLSKDSAELLASRLKDKSLLSDSARISFFRNRHQDVINDRKQHEGSKGQHVFFLQASQSLLSSLQVSSCKCPDGNSAAYMLLLSK